In the genome of Chiroxiphia lanceolata isolate bChiLan1 chromosome 5, bChiLan1.pri, whole genome shotgun sequence, the window ACACTCCAAGTGTGGGAGTTTATGAGGAGGTAACCGTCCAGGACTGGCTGGCTCTGAACAGAACTGGGGTTTCAAGGGTTCCCTACATTaactgtagggaaaaaaataagacgCAGATGTTAAAAATGCTCATAGGCATCCAGGGAaattttaaaggaggaaaagacGATGGTTTGCAGCAGTTACTGACGCACACGGACTGTGCTTTAGATATTGAGCGGTAGATGGCACTGGTGGCATTAACATGAGTTCTCCAGCGCCCGCGTTGTTTTGTCATTGCAGAGTTTAGGGAAAATCAGGGAGGTGTCCAAAAATGCTCTAGGGACAGCCCTAATTGCCTGCCTGAACTCAGCAAGTTCAGATCAGCCCAGCTGTGAAGTGGTGGCCTTTGCTCCTTCTTTGTGCAAGGCCAAAAAATGCTCCAAATCTCACACGAGTGCATAATTGTTCCTTTCATTTAGAAGACAGTTGTACAGTGACCCTGGGAAGTGGCCAGGAGAGAGAGGGGGCTCAGAACCATCTGAAGTTTTGGGGAGTGATGTGACACAATGGACTTTCCTCAGAGACACCTGGTATGTTTTGTCCAAAATAAACAGGCAGGACACACCACCCTAAAGCCATCCATCTCAGCTGGTGTGAGGCTggtgttcccagctctgcagagcactgggGCCTCTGCTGCTTCATCCTCAGAGCAAGAATGAGAGTTACCAACCCTGCAGACACCAGCTCACCACAGGCAAGTTTAATGTTAATCCTATCGGACTTGGCCTTGAAAAATGATGCTAGACTAGCATTTTCATTGCTCTCCagctgtgtgggttttttaacaCTATTTCGCTGTTTAAACCTGCCTTCAATTCCCTGCCCCAGTTTTATCCTTTGACTACTAAAAAAGCAGCTGATTTAACACTAAAAGTCAGTAAAATCCCTTGTGTCTCTCTTGTCTGTCAGTACCTGCTTGTCTGATATTTGCAGGGTAGTCAGACTGACCTTCTGTTCTGTACCTAATTACCCGGAAATGCAAGGGGGTCCAGGTCCTTAcagcaattaaaataacattactGATCTTACCTTGTGTGAGTGGAGCAAATTGtcctctgctttctgaagtGCTGCTTCTTACTGCTCTGTCCAACAGCACCACAATGTTTTCTGGTAGACCAAGGAGTGACAAAGGTACCTCTTGACACACAGGAACGTGGCTAAAAACCTGTATTGCCTTTCATAGGATAACAAGAACAAAGTTCATGTATCAGTGGCCTGGACAAAGCAAAACATGAGTCTATTCTGTTCCAATGAAAACCCACAATTATCTTTTTAAGTACTATGCCAATATAGTTATTAAGGAATTAAGACTATATTATGGATATTATTGATTGACTCCAAGGAATAGGCTGGTGTTGTATCAGCATAGACAGGGAAGCTGTGTGTTCTACAGCCATGCAACTGCAATGAAGATATAAGATTGTGTGAGAAGAttcccagcaaaaaaaaaaacaattgcaATATAATTCATGTACTTGCATAGGGCTTACAAGCATCAGTGAATGCAAATAAACAGCCTGAAGAGCCTATTTATAAAATCTCAAAATCCCCTACCTGAGATACTCATTCCTATTTAACAATTTTGAACTAATCCCCCATAACATCCACAAGGCCACTTCATTGCTGATGAAGCTTTTTAGAATTTTCCCTCATGATGGAAAAAAGagtagaaagagaaaagaagtaGCAGCACAGTGAGGTTGCTGATGTGCTAAGAAAAGTGCTCACCACACAAACCACTGTTCTTCCCTTATCCCTTCATCTGTATCCACTCCCTCTGTTAACAGATCATTAGCTCTCTGGTTGCCTAAAGTCCAGGCACAAAAGATCTTGTACTGTTCAGTCTGTGATcactaacaaaataaaaaccctcAAAATTGGCTTTGGAGGGGATTGAAGGAGTAGCTGACAAACACTAGGTgacagcagcttcccagctcACACACTGCTGCCCACGTGCCTTTCAAAATGCACCAACCTACCTGGGGCTGTTTGCTGACCACAGAACGAGGTATGACCCTACACTTTAATGGGTGAGGGTGCAATCAGTGAGAAACCTGTCTTACTGCAGCCCAGTGATCTTCAGAAATCAAAATTCACCACCAGAAGGGGAAAGGCCCCACTCCCTGTCCTCCAAGGCAACCAATGCCTCTTCATGCACATCACTCTCCAGAATCCTGCAAGATAATGTCCCACAACATAGCTTTGAATTCCCTCATTAACTGAGAACAGCATAAGAACAAAGCCAGGAAGGAACTGTACAAGGTTCCTGTACTAAATGTGCTCAGGTGAATATTCCTAATGGGTGTGTCCTGCAAAGAGCAGCATTTTATGCCATTTACCTCATAACAGCTGATCATGAACAGTTCTCAGCAGGAACTATAAGATAATCTATCCAGGGGTGGAAAGCCTGGATCTCCACACCAAGTTATGAAAGGAGTGACTACAATTTTCAGTCTCCCATTGGCAAAGAATTCTGCTATTTAGCCTGTCACTGAGAATAAAACATCTCCAAAGGCCTCCCTGGGATACCCTTTGTAAGTAATGCTGTCAGCAACATCCCCTGCATGGTATTTTAGCAGCTACATGATACTTTACATGATATTTACTAAATCACAGAAGTTATCTTGCAATAGAACAAAACTTGTGTGACCTCTCTATTTCAAAGGAATGACAAAAATTAGGCTACTTGCTTATAAAGCTGTTTTAGTCCACTATGCACAGCATTTTAATGGAGATAGAAAAGTCCTTTAAATTGCTCCATCTTGGTCTCGGACCAtttgttatgaaaaaaaatcttacaggCCCCTGAATTATGATTTAAGATAGATTTAATACTGTGTGTCCCCTGGACATCTAGAGTGATCAGTTCTAGGCATGCCAAGAAAATACAGGCTATTGTATGGTTAATGTCCATAACTGTGATTGAGAAATAATCtttgggctttattttttttaccactgtTCTCCATGTATATGAGCACTTAAAAAATCAAGCTGAAATTTAGAGATTGAAGACCCAACTTGAATTGTTTAATAAACAGGACTATCACCATGGACTCCAGCCTAATGCTAAAAAACCTCCTTGAATTTTGGTtatcaaatacaaaataatcCTATTTCTTCCACATTATAGAAACTAGGCATTATTAACAGGCAAAGAATTTAATCTAGGAGAGAGAAGTAACTACAAGACTCTTCTAGGCCAGCAGCATAATCTTATTGTTGGCATATTTTGGGGAGGCAGCTCAGAGGCAAATGCCCATTCCATTTCTTCTGCCCATCAGtaaaaaaatgggaattacTCTATCAGAAACAAGAACTACACTTAGCCAGCACTTGGACCGAGAAAAGGCTTCCACTAAGGTGGTGTTAGTGAAATCCCACCACAGGCTATTACTACATTATTTCTAACCTTCTGAAAAGACATGCCAAGTCTTACACTTCCATGTAAGTCTGTGGCAAACATTAAAGGACGATGCCAGAGTAAGCTAGATAATTATATACTAAAAACAAGTCACTAGGACAACAAAACATGcctgaaaattactttatttgTTCGTCAGGTTTGTGCGTTACAGCAAGCGTAAGTTTAGCTACCATGAACCGTCTGGAAGAGCATTTAATGTTAACTTTAGAGATGTAGAGTGAGTAGAGCCCGTATCTGCACACAACATGCTGGTTTTCTATGGCTGGAATCTGGCATTCATGAGTTACAGATCTTTGATATCCTTCTGGATGTTCCACAGGGTATCCGCGCTCTTCCTCAGCTGAGTCACCTCATCGTCCTTCAGCTTTTGGTTGATGACACTTGTCAATCCAGAGGCACTTAGGACAGAAGGCAGGCTCAAGAAGACATCATTCTCAATGCCATACATGCCCTGCCACAGAAAAAAGAGATCAGATATGAGCCCATCACCCCAGATGTGCATTTAATTTATAGAACAGGAAGCCTCCTGAGAGCAGAGCTAAAAACTATCATTTTACAGCCTGCAGAAGAATTTCAGTCACAGtgtatttgagaaaataaacagcataGAGCTGTTTTGGACCAAATGTCTGGCAGTGCCAAGATGGCTGACTGCAGAAACCCCACCTTCAAAGCTCTTCAAACCTCTCACTTTTATTTCTATACAGCAAGTACCTGATAAGATTTAGATGCAGGATTAGGGCAGGTCATCCTTCCTGCCACAGAGGCAGCAGTAAGCTCAACCTGCTCAGAGTCCTTGCTGCACCAGGGGTTACAGAGCTAGTCCAGACTAGATGCAGCCAGTTATACCAGCTATAAAAGGACACAGTTTTCCCCCCAGGACTTTTGCTAGGCAGTGGTTTGTGGAATTGCAGCTGGGCCTCCATGAAGTTTTCCAGTTTTACACCAAAACCTCCTTCCAAGGAATCTGCATGCCACAAATGGCAAACTTTACACAAGGGTAGTACAGAGAACTTATTTTCAGCTCCATACTTGTGAGAGGAGTTGCCTAAGAGGTCAGCCTAGAAGGAATGGCAAGAGTAAGCTCccatttaaaattcaaagtaGTGTTTTACAAAGCTTCCTTTGTTCAGCCCCTTGCTAACCGAGACTACTTAGCTTGTCATAACAACAAAATGAACTAGAGCATCCAATCAGCCACCACTTCTTACCTTTACCAGTGTTGAGATGGAATGAATCCTGTGCAAGTTCTTCAGCATGGTCTCACAGAGGTCAGCAACACTAAGGCCAATAGCCCAGTTTGTGTATCCCTTCAGTTTGATCACCTCATAGGCACTAAGGAAACACGGAAAGACAATTGCACTAAGATGTCTTCAAGACACTCTGTGACTTACAAGTCTTAAGAGGAGTGAAagtttcccattttaaaaaaaaaattaaactcctGCAACACTTTCTAAgttttggaattaaaatatcaaagtaGAAGAGTGATGTGTTTCAGCATTGGAAGATAAAgcataaaatatacatattccCATATGTATAATTAAGAATCCCTGTTGTTCTCACAGGActagctgaaaagaaaattagcttTCATCTAGGAAGAGTTCTTAGTGTTAGGTAGGAAAGCACACCTACACCTAATAAATTCTCAATTTCAGTCAGTGACACAATCATTCTGAGTGCATTTGGAATAGATAAACATTTAGAGTCGAAGCCATGCACTACCTACACACACCCCCTGGTGTTTTTAGCATCTGGAGAGAGTGCAGGAGAGTACACTCATATCACAAGTGAGACAAGTGATTTAGCAACATGTGAACAAATCTTCCTGCATCAATGAACAAAATTTCCCCCCGTTCCAACACTGCTCACAGAAACACACTGCCCTTCCCTAGTCTTGTACCCTTTGAACAAAGTGAACCACTCAAGAAGCTCCATGAGAGAAAACAAGTAGACACAGCTCTAAGCTCTGCAGTACTTCAGTGGGCATGTTATGCAATAGCTTGTCTGGCTGCAGGATAATGAAATAACCAGCTGAAATCCtgcatttttgtgtttaaaCCAGCAGTCCCACTTATTCATGCAGCCCTCTAAATAAAAGGCCATGAAAGCTGCAGCACAACAGAGAGACAGTGTGCAGACAAGCTATTTTCAGCATCACATATATCCGTGTTATTCCTCAAGTCATTGTACCTGTCAACCACTTTCTTGTGGACCTCCTTCCAGTTCTCAGGGTCTTTGTCAGTTCCCATGGCAGGATTCAGCTGCTGGAGACAAACCCCTGCCACATTAATTCCGCTCCAAACAGCCACTGGAACAGAGGGAGGACATAAGTTTCAACAGCACTTTGCAACTCCCCCTCCACTTTTTCCTATCTAAAACAATTGGAACCATAAGTAGCAGCAGCCAGAACCACAACAATGTTTGAGgcagattttcagttttcatttagCTGCAGTTAATTCTGAGAACTCTGGGTGTCAATTGTGAGACTATTTTAGTACTGGCACTTTAACAAGTTGATTGTAACACATGACAGCAGAACTTTGAGACCTTGGAAGGTGCAGACAGCCCTCTCTGAAGTCAAACCTCAAATTCTAGCAAAAAGGCACATCTTAGCTGTTCAGACTTTTAAAACTCATTCTGCTTAAAACTGCAGCAAGGATGTATTTGCTGTTTCACTAATCAGTGTTAGGTTCAGCCTTCAAGAAACCTGTTCTTATTTACATGAGTAAGAGGGTAGCAATATACAAACTTAAAATATCAAGACAGGAATTTGCACTTCTCTTCATACTGGAAGCTTACAGGCAGGCTCATCCTTTGTTCCTGTGAAGTAACTAGGAATTATGAGTTACTTCAAAGCAAAAACTGATGTAGGATGAGCTCTGTGTATGCTCAGCCAAACTCTGCTTTCACTAGGGTAGGGCTGATCAAATGCAATGGGACACTGAAGAGGTGGCTCCCCTAGAAATACACAGCACAAAAATATGAAGCAGTACCAATGTACACAGATATTCTGCTGCATCATTTCAGACTTTAAATACATGAGCTGAATTAAGACAGATGGGTTTCTTTGATTTTACATGTGTTTGAAACcatcttttaaatatcacaGAGAAAAGTTATGAAATAAGGTAAGGGATAATTTTGTTAGCCTGAGCCTGGATTTCCAGGGTTTTCTGTTACCCCTGAAAAGCTCTGCCCTTGACTTAAAAGGAGCTGATACTGCTTTCAGAGGAGAACTGTGCTGTTATGGTACTCCAAAAACTGAGGATAAAGAAAAGTACTAAGCTATAGCCTTTAGGACACAACTTGAGCTCACAAAATTGGCCTTTTCAGTTCAGggtttaattattaaatatgtgCAGCTACGTTTCACAGGAttacaggatggtttgggttggaaaggactttaaagatcatctcattccaaccctctgcaatgaggcagccacagcttctctgggcaacctgtgccagggcctcaccaccctcacacggaagaatttcttcccaatatccaatctaaccctactctctgtcagtttgaagccattccccttgtcctgtcactccaggcccttgtaagTAGCCTCTCTCCACCATCCTGTAGccttccttcaggtactggaaggccacagttaggtGATTctgaagctttctcttctccaggctgaacaatcccaattctctcatTTCCTGGACTTGTCTCAACTCAAATCTTCATAAAACCACAGCTAAGTGCCAGTAACTCGAGTGGAGCTGCATCTGTTCCTTCAGTTTTGTAACACCCTTAGACCTCAACCTCTAACACTGTGTTGCTCATTCCCAAAGAGATCAGAATTGCTCCTTACCACTGGAATCACCGTGCTCTCCCAAGATCCAGCCATGGCAGCTGCTTGGATGAATCCCAAGCCTCTCGGACATCAGATAACGAAATCTGGCCGTGTCGAGATTGCAGCCACTTCCAATCACACGGTTTTTTGGCAGGCCACTCAGCTTCCATGTGACATAGGTCAAGATATCcactgcaaggaaaaatatgcaCAGTAAATTAAACCACTCACATCAAGAATGCTCCAGCAATTACTTTACTGCAAGTAGCAGGGCAGACAGGAGGACtcaaaacacagctgtgctCATTGGTCAAAGTATTTTGGGTCTGACTACTTGGGggatttaaaattaatgcacTGCTCGAGATTTTTGAACAGTAGCTTGATGGGTCCTAAAAAAATTTGAGGAAGATCTTTGGAGACTAGATTCCTACCAGCTAAAGTTGGGACACATTTTTTTGTCACAGTTAAACCCCAAGGGTATTCAGAACTGGGACTGATCTCGTGTGGCTAAAACACTCAAGTAATTTCCTGAAGTAATATTACCTTCTAGTTCATCATCAAAACAGGTAAAACAATTTACAGTGAAAAGTTTGAGATTTGCATACTCTTTGTAGTTGGTAATTACTTCAGTTCAACTTCTTGATTTGTGCACTAAGCACATTTCTGCATTTACTACCCATATGCTTTAGCTGCATGTGTCTCCAAAAACAAAGCTTTAGAAAAAACACAAAGCTAGGTGGGGCAGACAGAAGGATGTGAGCAAAGAGAAAACCTCTAATCAACAGGTCAAAGCAACAATAATAAACAGGCTGCAGTAATTATGACTCCAACTCTCAGGAGCCAGCCAGTTCTCAGGAGGGAACACATTTGTGTATACAGGTCTGAAACACATCATTTGCTCTGCTCAGGCACAAAAAGCACATCATCTCAGCACAGTTCACACCTCCTTGACATGTTCATCAGGCACAGCTTTCTTCCTATAGCTTCagctggggctgttcctgcCAGGATCACAGTAACTTGTACAGACTACAGAGCATCTCCCTGTCCATCAGCTCTAGGCAGTCTGGCTTTACAAGTCACTAGAGTCCCTTCTAACGAGCTCACAATAACTTCCACTGTACAAGACTAGTGGATAAAACTCCACATATTGAAAAAACAAAGggttataaaaataattctacaaAAGCAACATGCAattctcctcctgcagctgctctacTGGAGAAAAGTCTATAGATTGAATCTGGCCCTGCTAGAACAAGAACAAGTCGATCTTTGTCACAGTTTGATTTTTTGATAAGTGTTTAAAACTGCCCTAAGTTACTGTACTTGCACAGTAGCCACTTGCTCAGAACACTGGTATTCATTAGGAGTAATTGTACACCAGCTAATTACTCAACCCCCAGTTGAGCTGCCAGCTTTGCATGCACTGTTTCCACTCTGCAAAGTTCTCTCTAAAAGCAGGGTTACTTCACCACCAGGGTTCTGTAGCACTGGCCTCACTCAGATGTTGAGTCAAGCAAAGACAACCCTACAGGGACACCCCACAAAGCACATCAGAATGTTTACAGTCAGCTTTAGACATCCAAATATCCAAAATGCCTCAGTGCAATGAGGTACTTGCAAGTGAGCACACAAATATGTGTAATCAGTTATAACTAAGTCTTTTCTAATCCAATTGAACTGTGTACTAGTCAGCCCTTGTTCCACCATAGGCTTCGGCatcaaattctttttcctgaaaatatagAATATAGGGCAAGTTCTTCATCCTGAAAAATGGCTGTATTGCATCCAGACACAAAATTAtcctttagaaataaaaggtttAAACTACCAACTGCTTAAGCCAAAGTATGTAAAGAACTGAAGTATTTACCATAAAGCATTCTTTTAAGATAAGGACACCATGACAAGTTCTGAATAAAGAGAGCATCAGAATGTACAGGGTATTTGTTTGTATTCTGCTGTTGGCCATTACCTGGCAGATGTCCACAAAAAGCTATTAACCTTcaatttgtatttgaaaagaatGTCAGAGAATGAATGTTGTGTTTTatcaaactgaatttttaaggGTTTCAGAAAAGACTGCCTTGCCTGGATTGGAAACCACGATGATGATGCAGTTGGGGCTGTGCTTCACGACCTGAGGAACGATGAATTTGAAGACATTCACATTCCTCTGGACCAGGTTGAGGCGACTCTCCCCCTCTTGCTGACGAACGCCCGCAGTCAGGATCACGATCCTGGAGTTGGCTGTCACCTTGTAATCTACACCAGAGCACGGGGGGGAAGATACAGAGTCACTCATTTCAACAGCACTGTGTTCATACAGTGTTACAGGCAGCTTCTCCACTGTGCATTCCGTTCAAACCCAAAACCAGGAAACATCAATATTAAAGCCAGTACCACCTCTAACATTGTCCAGTTTAGGTATCAACATATATGGGGGTCTGGAGAGCACCTTCAACCACCCGAATCTCACTTCCACTTTCCAAATCACAACATTATTTCTTCTACAAAGGGGTACTATAGCTTcattaaaatcagttttactAAACAAGCTCAAAAAGCCTAGATTAAAAACTACTCCCACTGCTATGGTGTTCATCCAAACTCTCACCCCAATTCATACACTTTTTCAATGCCAAATCCTTTGAATTCTTTAGGATTACACAACTAATTCTCCACTATCAAGCAAAGTCATAGAATGtcagtattaaataaaaaactgagGTTCACCTTTGTCTGCCACAATCTTGTGAGTGTGAAGGAACAAGCTCCCATGCTGTAGGTCCATCATTTCTCCTTTTAGTCTGTCTTCCACAACATCAACCAGAGCAAGTTCATCACAAAGAccctgaaaacaacaaaatttgGAGTCAGTGAAGCAGTTCACTTGCATTTTAAAGTTAACCCTGAGCTGAGgtgtattttgtttcaaagtaaCATGCCACAGCAATCTGAAAGCATCTCTTCTCCAAAGTTAAACCTGTGGGACAGCACTATCTTGGTGTTCTGATGTATCTCACAGGAACAAAGTCAGAGGCTGCTACAGCACAGGTTCATAAAACTCATTCAGACTTTCcaaaaaagatattatttgtGGGGAGTTTGAGTTCACAGCCAACCCTTTGCTAGAAAAGCACTTCATGATTTAGTAATTATATTTGGGAAAAAGTTATATCTTTCAGAGTAGTAACAAAACTTCTAAATCTATCCAGCAAATAGGCCTGTTGTAAATATTGAAATGTCTAAAAGAACACTCCACATAATTATCAAACAAGTATTCTCTTTTAACATGCCTTCAATCAATTAATTTCACAAAACTATACAACGGGAACAGACATTTTCCTTAGCCctaaaaatcaagagaaaacagattcTTTAGTTGCTTTTCCTCTACTAGAGCTAcaatgttatatttattttgcagaataGATTTAGCCATGTATGCTTGTTGTCCAGCCAGGTTAAGTTGGGAGATAACCTCATACAGTCtcagaacaggaaaacaatGAAGTATGGGAGTGGAGGGAAAAGGTATTTTGCTCTAATGCAAAGACTTcctttggcttttccttttgaCAGAAATTTTTATTATCCTTGTAAATTCCATTATCCTTAAAGGCTGATCAGGCAGTAAATTATATCGAAATTCAAATTACTACTTCTCTGTTTTCCTAGATATCTACACTCTATTTGAGAGCAGTTAAGCCATTTTTAGCAactaaaatactgtttttcctgtggaaaaatatATCAAACTGCAGGcatatttaaagttttcatttcatacTCTGAAATAGTGTTAGTTTATTGCTTTTCTGCATTGCTTCCCTTAGCAGCTGATTTGATAAAACTGTTGAAGAAAAATCATAAGAATCTGTATCTGTACTTGCTCTGTTCCCAAAATAGCCTGCAGGGTAAAATGAACGTCTCAGTTGTTTAAACACTATGAAAAAGTATGCTTAGCTGAAGTCATTGGTGTTAAACTACGAAGTTAGTGCAG includes:
- the LDHB gene encoding L-lactate dehydrogenase B chain isoform X1; this translates as MGALECRPACPPCPASLLPRRFSSAGSRSGSPCPCRLSNTMATLKEKLMTPIASGATAPNNKVSIVGTGQVGMAAAISILGKGLCDELALVDVVEDRLKGEMMDLQHGSLFLHTHKIVADKDYKVTANSRIVILTAGVRQQEGESRLNLVQRNVNVFKFIVPQVVKHSPNCIIIVVSNPVDILTYVTWKLSGLPKNRVIGSGCNLDTARFRYLMSERLGIHPSSCHGWILGEHGDSSVAVWSGINVAGVCLQQLNPAMGTDKDPENWKEVHKKVVDSAYEVIKLKGYTNWAIGLSVADLCETMLKNLHRIHSISTLVKGMYGIENDVFLSLPSVLSASGLTSVINQKLKDDEVTQLRKSADTLWNIQKDIKDL
- the LDHB gene encoding L-lactate dehydrogenase B chain isoform X2, coding for MATLKEKLMTPIASGATAPNNKVSIVGTGQVGMAAAISILGKGLCDELALVDVVEDRLKGEMMDLQHGSLFLHTHKIVADKDYKVTANSRIVILTAGVRQQEGESRLNLVQRNVNVFKFIVPQVVKHSPNCIIIVVSNPVDILTYVTWKLSGLPKNRVIGSGCNLDTARFRYLMSERLGIHPSSCHGWILGEHGDSSVAVWSGINVAGVCLQQLNPAMGTDKDPENWKEVHKKVVDSAYEVIKLKGYTNWAIGLSVADLCETMLKNLHRIHSISTLVKGMYGIENDVFLSLPSVLSASGLTSVINQKLKDDEVTQLRKSADTLWNIQKDIKDL